Proteins encoded by one window of Simiduia curdlanivorans:
- a CDS encoding response regulator — translation MSRESAQLYSQLKASEERYRELVENANAIILRWNRDGIITFFNEYAQTFFGYSAEEIIGKHVMDTIVPEGETTGRDLRPLMDDICQNPEKYALNVNENVKRNGERVWINWTNKILLNELGEPIGALSIGSDITKQRLLEEELRQAQKMQAIGQLAGGISHDFNNLIHGIIGYAEIIEKISSQDEVGQQAKRIISTATSAANLTQQLMTFARKGSYQFKQCNLHDLVADTTSIIKHTFPRNIELATQLDAKAPYFLGEATQIKNALLNLCLNARDAMPKGGKLTINTENVSLTSLIHVGEFKVPPGEYLRLRIEDTGNGMDEDIISHIFEPFFTTKGVSSGAGMGMGLATSYGTMHLHRGAISCISTPGKGTLFEILLPLGEPPTSSKMAVVNKVNAPQVSMLIVDDEAMVLAYSEQLFSLHGHKVCTFGRPTDALEHYQHHWRDFDLVVLDMLMPEMNGQQLFEAMKRINPAIKAIISSGYSSEKRIEEVLSAGICAYVTKPFTYDVLEQKIAQIFVKR, via the coding sequence ATGAGCCGGGAATCAGCCCAACTCTACAGCCAACTAAAAGCCAGCGAAGAGCGATATCGAGAATTGGTGGAAAATGCCAATGCGATTATTTTGCGTTGGAATCGCGACGGCATCATCACCTTCTTCAATGAATACGCACAAACGTTTTTCGGCTACAGCGCCGAAGAAATTATTGGCAAACATGTCATGGATACTATCGTGCCCGAAGGTGAAACAACGGGGCGAGACCTGAGGCCACTGATGGATGACATCTGTCAGAACCCCGAAAAATACGCGTTGAATGTTAACGAAAACGTCAAGCGCAACGGCGAGCGAGTTTGGATAAATTGGACCAATAAAATTTTGCTCAACGAGCTGGGTGAGCCCATCGGTGCGCTAAGTATCGGTTCGGATATCACCAAGCAACGGCTACTCGAAGAGGAGCTGCGGCAAGCGCAAAAAATGCAGGCCATCGGCCAGTTGGCCGGCGGCATTTCACACGATTTTAATAATTTAATTCACGGTATTATCGGCTATGCCGAGATTATCGAAAAAATCTCGTCTCAAGATGAAGTTGGCCAGCAGGCCAAGCGAATTATTAGTACCGCCACCTCTGCGGCAAACCTTACCCAACAACTCATGACCTTCGCACGCAAAGGCTCCTACCAATTTAAGCAATGCAACTTGCACGATTTAGTTGCCGACACCACGTCCATCATTAAACACACCTTCCCACGCAACATCGAACTAGCCACGCAGCTAGACGCCAAAGCACCTTATTTTCTCGGTGAAGCGACGCAAATTAAAAATGCCTTGCTCAACCTTTGCCTCAACGCTCGAGACGCCATGCCCAAAGGTGGCAAGCTGACTATTAACACGGAAAATGTATCACTAACCTCGCTGATTCATGTGGGCGAGTTCAAAGTGCCACCGGGTGAATACCTACGCTTGCGCATTGAAGATACAGGCAATGGCATGGATGAAGATATTATTTCTCATATATTCGAGCCATTTTTTACTACCAAGGGCGTCAGCAGCGGTGCCGGTATGGGCATGGGTTTAGCCACAAGTTACGGCACCATGCACTTACATCGCGGCGCAATCAGCTGCATTAGCACACCGGGCAAGGGCACCCTGTTCGAGATTTTATTGCCCCTAGGCGAACCGCCCACCTCGTCGAAAATGGCCGTGGTTAACAAAGTTAACGCGCCTCAAGTGTCCATGCTCATTGTCGACGATGAAGCCATGGTGCTGGCCTATTCTGAGCAGCTGTTTAGCTTACACGGCCATAAAGTCTGTACCTTTGGCAGGCCGACAGACGCACTTGAACACTACCAACATCACTGGCGAGATTTCGATCTAGTGGTGCTGGATATGCTGATGCCAGAAATGAATGGGCAACAATTATTTGAGGCCATGAAACGGATAAACCCGGCTATTAAAGCGATCATATCGAGCGGTTACAGTAGTGAGAAACGCATAGAAGAAGTGTTATCGGCCGGTATTTGCGCCTATGTCACAAAACCTTTTACCTACGATGTATTGGAGCAAAAAATAGCGCAAATTTTTGTCAAACGATAA
- the panD gene encoding aspartate 1-decarboxylase, whose protein sequence is MLTTLLKGKLHMASVTMAELWYDGSCAIDQNLVELAGLKEFEQIDIYNVSNGERFTTYVILAEPGSGTISMNGAAARRVQKGDRVIIAAYGQFTDTEAAVHRPKLVYLNADNSVERSTNTIPMQVA, encoded by the coding sequence ATGTTAACAACGTTGCTAAAAGGTAAGCTGCACATGGCCAGCGTGACAATGGCGGAGCTTTGGTATGACGGCTCTTGCGCCATCGACCAAAATCTTGTCGAACTGGCGGGCCTGAAAGAATTTGAGCAAATTGATATTTATAATGTCAGCAATGGCGAGCGCTTTACCACCTACGTGATTTTGGCCGAGCCGGGTTCTGGCACCATCTCCATGAACGGCGCCGCCGCTCGACGGGTACAAAAAGGCGACCGCGTTATCATTGCAGCCTATGGCCAGTTTACCGACACCGAGGCCGCCGTGCATAGACCCAAGCTTGTTTACTTAAACGCCGACAACAGCGTTGAGCGCTCTACCAATACCATTCCTATGCAAGTGGCTTAA
- a CDS encoding HutD/Ves family protein, producing the protein MSSSMIEIFGPEDFKEIPWKNGKGTTLELAISEGDTVQSFDWRISIAQVEEDGPFSDFTGYQRTLVVLEGNGIILEHAIGHSQKLSGDLPFADFDGSWQTHGKLIDGPITDFNIVTKSHRYQARLHTYKTPSKVDILQERFCFAYSHRTTLTLRQGIGEDEYSLPAGHLLKIEDPSAGEWSLSGECFILIYLSGL; encoded by the coding sequence GTGAGTAGCTCGATGATTGAAATTTTCGGTCCAGAAGACTTCAAAGAAATCCCCTGGAAAAACGGCAAGGGAACTACCTTGGAGCTCGCCATCAGCGAAGGCGATACGGTTCAATCCTTCGATTGGCGCATCAGCATTGCTCAAGTGGAAGAAGACGGCCCATTTTCCGACTTCACCGGCTACCAACGCACACTCGTGGTACTTGAAGGCAACGGTATCATTCTCGAGCACGCCATAGGCCATAGCCAAAAACTGAGCGGCGACCTACCCTTCGCCGATTTCGACGGCAGCTGGCAAACTCACGGCAAGCTCATTGACGGCCCCATTACCGACTTTAATATCGTCACCAAGAGCCACCGCTATCAGGCCCGCTTGCACACCTATAAAACGCCGAGCAAGGTCGACATACTGCAAGAGCGCTTTTGCTTTGCCTACAGCCATCGCACCACCCTAACCCTGCGCCAAGGCATAGGTGAAGACGAGTACTCGCTGCCAGCCGGCCATTTGCTAAAGATTGAAGACCCCTCCGCCGGCGAGTGGTCGCTCAGCGGTGAGTGCTTTATTCTGATCTACCTATCCGGCCTTTAA
- the panC gene encoding pantoate--beta-alanine ligase, whose amino-acid sequence MRIFHQIQSLRDALKAERGTGKRIGFVPTMGNLHDGHIALIKQAQTACDVVVCSIFVNGLQFGLNEDWDKYPRTFREDCDKLKAAGCDYLFNPDDNEMYPNGLDTQTRVICPTMTDVLCGASRPGHFEGVTTVVTKLFNIVQPDEAVFGIKDYQQLAVIRRMAEDLCIPIQITAAPIHREADGLAMSSRNSYLKPEERTKVSQLQASLQWAAAQIKAGEKDFDVIELEAKSQIIAAGFRPDYFSICNSKTLAQAAHDDKNITILGAMFTQSARLIDNLSIELN is encoded by the coding sequence ATGCGAATTTTTCATCAAATCCAGTCGTTGCGCGATGCACTTAAAGCCGAGCGTGGCACCGGCAAGCGAATCGGTTTTGTGCCCACCATGGGTAATTTGCACGATGGTCACATTGCGCTAATTAAACAGGCGCAAACCGCCTGCGACGTTGTTGTCTGCTCCATTTTTGTCAACGGGCTGCAGTTTGGCTTGAACGAAGATTGGGATAAGTACCCGCGCACCTTCCGCGAAGATTGCGACAAACTCAAAGCGGCCGGCTGTGATTATCTGTTTAACCCAGACGATAACGAAATGTACCCTAATGGTTTGGATACCCAAACCCGCGTAATCTGCCCAACCATGACCGACGTGCTGTGCGGCGCCAGCCGGCCTGGGCACTTCGAAGGGGTGACCACCGTGGTCACTAAGTTGTTCAATATTGTGCAACCCGACGAGGCGGTTTTCGGCATAAAAGATTACCAGCAGCTCGCGGTGATTCGGCGGATGGCGGAAGATTTGTGCATTCCTATTCAAATCACCGCGGCGCCTATACACCGCGAAGCGGATGGCTTGGCGATGAGTTCGCGCAATTCCTATTTAAAGCCTGAAGAGCGCACCAAGGTGTCGCAATTACAGGCCAGCTTGCAGTGGGCTGCGGCACAAATTAAAGCCGGTGAAAAGGATTTTGATGTGATAGAGCTGGAGGCAAAATCGCAAATTATTGCCGCTGGTTTTCGACCAGATTACTTCTCGATTTGTAACAGCAAAACCCTGGCACAAGCGGCGCACGACGATAAAAACATTACCATTTTGGGGGCGATGTTTACGCAGTCTGCGCGACTCATCGACAATCTTTCCATCGAATTGAATTGA
- a CDS encoding c-type cytochrome, protein MKLSQVILSATLISLAACAQHATDATFIERHPDTAQTAPTPAAQPTELSLKGAYLVTLLGCGTCHTDGALTGNSNSKFLLAGSDTGIATSNPLRSAKPGIVFPPNLTPDPGTGLGNWSETDIVLMLKAGEDRHGIRQSAVMPWAAYAQLSDPDARAIAHYLKSLAPVQHQVPQRVREGQSSDKPHVYFGVYQKP, encoded by the coding sequence ATGAAGCTTAGTCAGGTCATCCTATCTGCCACGCTCATCTCTCTCGCCGCTTGCGCTCAGCACGCGACTGACGCGACCTTTATCGAGCGACACCCAGACACGGCTCAAACGGCACCAACACCAGCCGCACAACCGACTGAACTCAGTCTCAAAGGTGCTTACCTTGTAACGCTATTAGGTTGCGGCACCTGCCATACCGACGGCGCGTTAACAGGTAATTCGAATTCAAAATTTTTGCTGGCTGGTTCAGACACAGGCATAGCCACGAGCAACCCGTTAAGGAGCGCCAAACCCGGTATCGTCTTTCCGCCGAATTTAACCCCAGACCCAGGTACAGGTTTAGGCAATTGGTCGGAGACAGACATAGTGTTAATGCTGAAAGCCGGTGAAGATCGCCACGGTATTCGTCAGTCGGCCGTTATGCCCTGGGCCGCTTACGCACAATTATCCGACCCTGATGCGCGCGCCATTGCACACTATTTGAAGAGCCTCGCACCGGTACAACATCAAGTACCACAGAGAGTTAGAGAGGGGCAAAGCAGCGATAAACCCCATGTGTATTTTGGGGTCTATCAAAAACCTTAA